Proteins encoded in a region of the Balaenoptera musculus isolate JJ_BM4_2016_0621 chromosome 21, mBalMus1.pri.v3, whole genome shotgun sequence genome:
- the LOC118887880 gene encoding THAP domain-containing protein 1 isoform X2: MFWTQFLGPHIQGPVSFPERFRFPLTRPSLCKKWEAAVRRKNFKPTKYSSICSEHFTPDCFKRECNNKLLKEDAVPTIFLCTEPHDKKEDLPEPQEQLPRPPSTPPVSQVDAAIGLLMPPLQTPDNLSVFCDHNYTVEDTMHQRKRIHQLEQQVEKLRKKLKTAQQRCRRQERQLEKLKEVVHFQKEKDDVSERGYVILPNDYFEIVEVPA, encoded by the exons GTTTCCTCTTACTCGACCCAGTCTTTGTAAAAAATGGGAGGCAGCTGTCAGAAGGAAAAACTTTAAGCCCACCAAGTACAGCAGCATTTGCTCAGAACACTTCACTCCGGACTGCTTTAAGAGAGAGTGCAACAACAAGTTACTGAAAGAGGACGCTGTCCCCACAATATTCCTTTGTACTGAACCACATGACAAG AAGGAAGATCTTCCGGAGCCCCAAGAACAGCTTCCCCGACCTCCTTCAACACCCCCCGTTTCCCAGGTCGATGCTGCTATCGGGTTACTCATGCCTCCTCTTCAGACCCCTGATAACCTCTCCGTGTTCTGTGACCACAACTACACTGTGGAGGACACCATGCACCAGAGGAAGAGGATTCACCAGCTTGAACAGCAAGTAGAGAAGCTCAGAAAGAAGCTCAAGACCGCACAGCAGCGGTGCAGAAGACAGGAGCGGCAGCTGGAGAAGCTGAAGGAGGTCGTGCacttccagaaggagaaagacgACGTCTCCGAGCGGGGTTATGTGATTCTACCAAATGACTATTTTGAAATAGTTGAAGTCCCGGCATGA